The following DNA comes from Bradyrhizobium sp. SK17.
GCCCTCGCCCAGTCCGAGCAGACCCTGCCGCCGTTGCAGAAGCAGCTTGCGGTGCAGCGCGATCTGCTCACCGCGCTGGCCGGGCAATTCTCCGCCGACGAGATCCTGCAAAAATTCGATCTCGACCGCTTCAAGCTGCCCGCCAACCTTCCGGTGAGCCTGCCGAGCACGCTGGTGGCGCAGCGCCCGGATGTGCGGGCCGCGGAGGCCAACATGCATTCGGCAAGCGCGCTGGTCGGCGTCGCGATCGCCGCGCGCCTGCCGAGCTTCACCATCAGTGCCAATCCGGGCTCGATCGCGTTCCAGACCGCCCAGCTGTTCACGCCGGGAACGCTGTTCTACACGGTCGCCGGCAGCGCGACGCAGACCTTGTTCGACGGCTTCACGCTGTATCACAAGCAGAAGGCCGCCGAGGCCGCGCTCGACCAGGCCAACGCGCAGTACCGCCAGGCCGTCATCACCGCGTTCCAGAACGTCGCCGACGCCCTGCGCAGCTTGCAGGCCGACGCCCGCGCCGTGCAAGCCGCGATCAAGGCGGAGAACGCCGCCAAGGCCAGCCTCGACATCGTGCAGAAGCAGCTCGTGCTCGGACAGGTCAACCAGGTCAATGTGCTGAACGCGCAGCAGGTCTATCTCAATGCCGCGATCACCCGCGTGCAGGCGGTGGCGACGCGGCTGTCCGACACCGCGGCGCTGTTCCTGGCGCTCGGCGGCGGCTGGCCGACCAACTGCCCGACCAGCGATTGGCGCGGCTGCGTGTTCGAGACCAGCGTCGCGTCGAAGACCTGATCGAACGCGACGAACCGTATTGCCCTGTGCACCAGACCGCGATGAGGGTTCGGCCCGACCTCATCGCGCCCTGGACGGTCAGGATCAGCCCTGCAAGTGGCGCGCCATGAAGTTGTCGTAGCCGATCTCGGCGACCTGGAACCACTGGTAGCCCGAGTTGGAATAGGCCATCAGCGAATCCAGAATCTTCTTGAAGTTGGGATTGCTGGCCGAGACCTCCGCGTGCAGCTCCTTCGCCGCCTTGTAGCTTGCCTCCATGATCGGCTGCGAGAAGGCGTGAAGCTTGGCGCCGCCGGCGAGCAGTTTCTTCAACCCCGTCGGGTTCACCGTATCGTATTTCGCCATCATCCAGTTGTTGGCGAGATGACCAGCCTGCTCGAGAACGTTCTGATAGTACTTGGGCAGCGCATTCCACTTGTCGAGATTGACGATCGCCAGCAGCATCGTGCCGCCTTCCCACCAGCCGGGATAGTAGTAATGCGGCGCGACCTTATACAGGCCGAGCTTCTCGTCGTCATAAGGCCCGACCCATTCCGCCGCATCGATCGTGCCCTTTTCGAGCGCCGGATAGATGTCGCCGCCGGCGAGTTGCTGCGGCACGCAGCCGAGCTTCTGCATCACGCGCCCGGGAAAACCGCCGATGCGGAATTTCAATCCCTTGAGATCATCGACGGTGTTGATCTCCTTGCGGAACCAACCGCCCATCTGGCAGGTGGTGTTGCCGGCGAGCAATGAGGTGAAGTTGTAGCCCTTGTAGAATTCGTTGAGCAGGTCCTTGCCGCCGCCCTGGATGAACCAGGCCTGGTTGAGGCGCGAGTTGGGTCCGAACGGCACCGACGTTCCCAGGGTGAAGGTGGGGTCCTTGCCGAAATAATAGTAGGACGCGGTATGCCCCATCTCGACGGTGCCGTTCTGCACGGCGTCGAGCACTTGCAGACCGGGGACGATTTCGCCCGCGGCGAAGGTCTGGATCTGGAATTTGCCGTCGGTGGCCTCGCCGACAGCCTTCGCCATGATCTCGGCGCCACCGTGAATGGTGTCGAGCGATTTCGGCCAGCTCGTCGTCATGCGCCATTTCAGTTCGGGCATCGACTGCGCGATCGCCGGCGCTGCGATGGTCGCGGCACCGGCGACGCCTAAACCCGTGACCTTGATGAAATCTCTGCGCTTCATTTTGAATCCTGCCCTGGTTGTGTTTTCCTCATGTCATCGAAGCGCTGACTGGATTGCCGATCGTCGCGCTTGCTTTTCTTGCCGCCGCGATCGTCGAGAGATCGCGCCGCCTTCGTGCCGAGGCTTGGGCGGGAGCATGGAGCATCCCCCGGTGAACGCCAGACGCAAAAAGCCCGGCCGTCTTGCGAGGGCCGGGCTACTTAAGTCGAAGCTTTGAGCGGGTTTCGGCTCGATGGCCGTAACCCCAATGCCTATTTCGAGGCGTTTTCTCCGCGCCAATGCGCGTCGATCGCGCTCGCAAGCATCATGTTCAGCCGCGGGTACGCGAGCGGATCATGAAGCTGTCGAACGTGTATTCGGCAACCTGCCACCACAGATACTGATCGGAGCGATAGGCCTGCATGGCGTCGATCGACTTCTTGAAGTCGGCATTCTTGGCCGAGATCTCGCTCCAGAGCTCGTTGGTCGCCTTGAGACAGGCCTCGAGCACCTCGTTGGTGAACGGACGCAGCTGGGTGCCGCCGGCCACCAGCCGCTTCAGCGCCGAGGGGTTCTGCATGTCGTAGCGCGCAGCCATCCAGCTGTTCGCGTTGGCCATGCCGTTGGCGAGGATCGCCTGATAGTTCTTCGGCAGCGCGTTCCACTTCTCCAGGTTGATGAAGGAGTGCACGGTGGGACCGCCCTCCCAGAAACCCGGATAGTAGTAGTACTTCGCGACCTTCTGGAAGCCGAGCTTCTCGTCGTCATACGGACCGACCCATTCGGCGGCGTCGATGGTGCCCTTCTCGAGCGCCGGATAGATGTCGCCGCCGGCGAGCTGCTGCGGCACCACGCCGACCTTCTGCAACACCTGGCCGGCGATGCCGCCGATGCGCATCTTGAGGCCGGACATGTCGGCGACCGTCTTGATCTCCTTGCGGAACCAGCCGCCCATCTGGGTGCCGGTGTTGCCGCAGGGGAAGCCGATCACGCCGAACTTCTTGAAGAACTCGTTGCCGAGCGCCTCACCGCCGCCCTGGTACCACCAGGAGTTCTGCATGCGCGCGTTGAGACCGAACGGCACCGACGCGTAGATCGCGAACGTCGGATCCTTGCCGACGTAGTAGTAGGACACGGTGTGGCACATCTCGACCGTGCCGTTGGAGGTCGCGTCCAGCGCCTGTAGGCCGGGGACGATTTCGCCCGCCGCGAACACCTGGATCTGGAACTTGTTGTCGGTCATCTCGGCGACATACCTCGCCAGTTGGTCGGCACCGCCATAGATGGTGTCAAGCGACTTCGGGAAGCTCGAGGTCAGGCGCCACTTGATCTCAGGCGAGGACTGCGCGATCGCCGGCGCAGCAACCGCCGTCGCGGCAGCACCGGCCGCAGAAACTTTCAAAAAATCACGACGCTTCATCGTAAGGCTTCTCCTTGAGGGGCGTTTCCCAGTGACCGTAAGCAGTTCTCCGGCGGGCGCTTGCAAGCTGCACGCTTGCGAAGGCCCGCCGAGGCGCTCTCGGTCGGCCCTTTACCACGGAAGGTGGCGTCACGGAAACGCGACAATGGCATGACCGCGCCAATTAAACGAAAGTCTGATGACGCCGGAATCTGCCGGAAAATAGGGGGCTTGGCCGCGGCACGGATGGCTTGCCGCTGCTCGCGGACCTTGCCGCCGGTCACGCGGTAAATCGCCGCGTGCGGGCCGCCGGCACGCTTGCCGGACGGCGGGAGCGATCAGCGCTTGGTCGTCTCCCGCGCCTTCTTGGCCTGGTCGGCCAAATGCCGCCCGCGCCTGATCCAGCTTTGCGCGGTCGTCTTGCTGACACCGAACGTCTTTGCGACCGACTCGGCAGCTTCGCCGATCGAGTCGGATTTCTTCGCGACGTTGAATGCCATCCGCGAAGCCTCTGCGCGCTGCTCGCGCGTCAGATGTTTGCGGCCTTCCTTCTTTGCCATGCGTGACGCTGTCATGGCTGTTGACGGTCGCTTCACGGCTCTTCCCGCAATTTCGGCTGCACCCGCGGCCGTTGGCAAATGGACGGAGGTGGTACGATTCGGCCGGCCCCCCCAAACATACAGGGCGAAATCGATTCAGCAATCGCCCAGGGCGACGGTCCTGTGCAGAAACGGCCGGACCTCGGGCCTGTCAGAGCAGCATGGCAGGCGATGACGACGGCACCAGCTCAGGCCGCGGCGATGACGCCTTGCAGCTGCTCGCGCACCTTGGCGCCGATCGCGCGGTAGATCTGCGCGTGCGGGCCGTCCGGCTCGCTCTCGACCACCGGATTGCCGGAGTCAGACGCGGAGCGGATCGCGATGTGCAGGGGGACTTCGCCGAGGAACGGCACCCCGAGCTTCTCGGCCTCGTGGCGGGCGCCGCCATGGCCGAAGATGTCCGAGCGCGTGCCGCAGTGCGGGCACTGGAAATAGCTCATGTTCTCGACGATGCCGAGCACCGGCACGTTGACCTTCTTGAACATCGCAAGCCCGCGCCGCGCGTCGATCAGCGAGAGGTCCTGCGGCGTCGAGATGATGACGGCGCCCTTGAGCGGGACGTTCTGCGCCAGCGTGAGCTGGGCATCGCCGGTGCCGGGCGGCATGTCGACGACCAGCACGTCGAGCGTGCCCCAGGCGACGTCGCGCAGCATCTGGGTGATCGCCGACATCACCATCGGCCCGCGCCAGATCATCGCGGTGTCCTCCTCGACCAGGAAGCCGATCGACATGATCGCCAGGCCGAAGCGCACCAGCGGGATCATCTTCTTGTCGTCGTTGAGCTGCGGCTTCTCGCGGATGCCGGTCAGCCGCGGCACCGACGGGCCGTAGATGTCGGCGTCGAGCAGCCCGACGCGCAGGCCGAGGTCGCGCAGGCCGAGTGCGAGGTTGAGCGCCGTGGTCGATTTGCCGACCCCGCCCTTGCCGGAGGCGACGGCGATGACGGCTGAGATGCCCGGAATCTCGGCCTGCCGGGCCATCGGCGATTGGGCGCCGGGCGGATGCGGATGCCGGTGCGCCGCGGCTGGCTGAACGCCGCCGGCCGGCCGTGGTGCAGGCGGCGCCCCGCCGGCCTTGCGCTCCGCCGTCAGCGCGATCATCGCGACGCTGACGCCCGGGATGGCGCGCACGGCATTCTCGGCCTGCGCACGCACGCTTTCCCACGCGCGGGCCTCCGCGGCATCGACGTTGATCGAGCAGAACACCTTGCCGTCAGCGACCGTGATCGCCGACAGCACATTGGCGTTGGTCAAGGCCGTGCCGCGCGGCGACATCACCCTGGCAAGGCAATCGAGAACCTGTTGCTGCGTCACGCTCACCGCGTATCTCCCGGGAAGTTTGAGGGACGACCCATAGAGCGTTGCAGCGCAAAAGGCTACCTCGCTCCGACGTCGTCCCGCCGCTCGGACGGCGCCGCCGAGCCGCCTTCCTTGGCGGCCTCGTAGTTCAGCTCGATCATGACCCCGTTGGGGTCGTTGACGAAGATCTGCCAGAGATCGCCGCCGGGAACCTGGCGCGAGTCGAATTCCATGCCCTTGGACTGTAACCGCTTGCGCATGCCGTCGAAGCCCTGGCTGGCAAAAGCGACGTGGTGGACGACGCCCGAATCCGGCTTTTGTGCCTCGTCGGTCGCCGAAATGTCGACCAGATGCACCACCGCCTTGCCCTCGCTGTACATCCAGGCTCCGGGGAACGCGAAGTTCGGCCGCGCGCCCTTTTCCAGTCCCAGAACGTCTTCATAGAACCGCACCGTGGCGGCGAGATTCCGGGTCCGGATATTGAAATGATCGAGCACACCGACGCTCATGCCCATGCGAGACACTCCCTTTTTTGTGAAGTTCTTTGGTGGGGTGATGGTAGCACAAAACCGGGTTCTGCGATCCAACGAAGCCGTTGCCCTCCGCTGCACAGGGGGTATGGTGCGGCTCCTTCCATGGACGGAATGCCCAGCCTGCCGCGACGTTTTCCGGCGGTCCCAAGGGGCGATCACCACGGCAAATCACAAGGTATCAGACATGGCTAAAGTCGCTTTTCTCGGTCTCGGCGTAATGGGTTTCCCGATGGCGGGACACCTCGTGAAAAAGGGCGGTCATGAGGTCACCGTGTACAACCGGACCGCGGCGAAGGCGAAGGAATGGGCCGACAAGTTCGGCGGCAAGACGGCCGCGACCCCGAAGGCCGCCGCTGAAGGCCAGGACTTCGTGATGTGCTGCGTCGGCAATGACAACGACCTGCGCTCGGTCACGATCGGTCCGGACGGCGCCTTCGCCGGCATGAAGAAGGGCGCGACCTTCGTCGACCACACCACTGCCTCGGCCGAGGTCGCCCGCGAGCTCGATGCCGCCGCCACCAAGGCCGGCTTCAAATTCGTCGACGCGCCGGTGTCCGGCGGCCAGGCCGGCGCCGAGAACGGCGTGCTGACCGTGATGTGCGGCGGCGCTCAGGATGCCTACGCCGGCGCCGAGCCGATCATCACCGGCGCCTATGCCCGGATGTGCAAGCTGCTCGGCCCCGCCGGCGCCGGCCAACTGACCAAGATGGTCAATCAGATCTGCATCGCCGGCCTGGTTCAGGGCCTGTCGGAGGGCATCCACTTCGCCAAGAAGTCCGGCCTCGACGTCGCCGCCGTGATCGAGACCATCTCGAAGGGCGCGGCGCAGTCGTGGCAGATGGAAAACCGTTACAAGACCATGAACGAGGGCAAGTACGATTTCGGCTTCGCGGTCGAGTGGATGCGCAAGGACCTCTCGATCGCGCTGGCGGAGGCCCGCCGTAACGGCGCCACCCTGCCCGCCACCGCGCTGGTCGACCAGTTCTATGCCGAGGTCGAGAAGATGGGCGGCAAGCGCTGGGACACGTCGAGCCTGCTGGCGCGCTTGCAGCGCTGAGTCCTCACAAGCAGCCAGGTGACCCGCGCCTGCGGGTCATCTGCCATGCGGTACTGCCTGTCTGCTTCCACTCGCTCGAAGGCTGCCGTCGACTACATACAACGGCGGACTGAAGCCCGCCGTCGACGCCGCGTGCCCGAGAGGAAAGCGAGACGACCTTGCAGTACCTGGTATGGTCGCTCCCGTTCGTCGTCGTCGCGGCGCTGATCGCGACCGGACGCGCATCCTCCACCGTGGTGGGGTTGGTCGGCTTCATCACTTCGCTGATTGTCGCCCTGGTGGCGTCACCGCAGCCTTTTGGTAGCGGCGATGCGGTTGGCGCGATCGGCCGTGGTGGATGGCTGGCGCTGCTCGTCGGCGCGGTCATTCTTGGAGGTTTATTCTTCCGCGAGGTGGTCTCGGAGCATGGCACAGCCGATCGCGCGACGCCGGTTGCTCCGGAGCGGCGCCGCAGGCAGCTCTACACCACCTGCTTCCTGATCGGGCCCTTCGCCGAGGGTGCGACCGGTTTCGGTGTCGGTCAGGTCACGATTGCGCCGATGCTCAATGGCATCGGCTTGGCACCTCTCCACGCCATCCTGTTCGGGCTGTTCAGCCAGATGATGGTGTCGTGGGGCGCGATGGCCAACGGCACCATCGTCGGCTCGCAGCTCTCCGGGATTGCACCGACCGACCTCGGCGTGCATAGCGCCCTCCTCACCGTGCCGCTTCTGATCGCCTGGCTCGGTCTGTTCTGGCGCATCGCCGCGATCGCCAAGATCCCGGGGACGCCGCTCGATTTTGCCGGCGAGGCGCTGTGCACGATCGCAGCCGGCGGGCTGCTGGTCGCAGCCAACGCCCTGTTCGGCCCTGAGGTCGCAGCACTGGCAGCGCTGGGACCGCTGATCGTCGCACGCTTCCTGTTGAGCGGGAGGCCGGATCGCGACCAGTGGCGGTCGGCGCTTCGCATCGGGCTGCCCTACGTCGCTCTGATCGCCGTGCTGATGGCGACACGTGCGATCACCCCTGTCAACGAATGGCTTCGCGCAGCGCTCGCGGTCAAGCCGTTCGCCGACGGCCCAACCTGGTTTCCCTTGCTGCATCCGGGCTCTTGGCTGCTTGTGGTCGGCCTCGCCACCACGGTCGCGATGCGACGGCCGGCAGCGGAGGCACTCGGACGGGCATGGACGCGCGGCCGCAAGCCGATCCTGACCATCGGCTGCTTCCTGGCGATGGCGCAGGTGATGGCCACATCCGGTCTGGCCGACGGCCTCGCGAAGGGCTTGAGGTCGGCGCTTGGCCCCTTCGCCGTCCTTGCAACACCTCTGTTCGCCGGGGTGTTCGGATTTCTGACCGGCAGCAGCAACGCGTCCAACGGCCTCTTGATGCCTGCCCAGATCGCACTCGCGCGCGACGCCGCACTCAGCCTGCCCTGGCTCGGCGCCATCCAGAACACCGCAGCCGCGGCCTTGACCATGCTGTCGCCAGTGCGGGTCGCGGTCGGCTGCGCGCTGGTCGGAAAGCCCGAGCTCGAACGAACCGTCTATGCGCGCGGCTGGCCGCTGGGCGCGGTTCCGCTCGCCATCCTGGCCGCCGCGGCGGCGTTGCTGCTGGTGAGATGGTGAGACGCCGGCCCGCGATTCCGCGCCGCGCGCAAAAGTTAATTTAACTCACCGTTAACGAGTTTCTTTAGCTCTTTAAGTCATCGCTTAATGATTTGGCGTCACAGATAGACAATGCAAAAGGCCCGCGCGGTTCGCTGGCAGGATTTGTGTTTGTTTATGAGTAATCCCGCAGAAAAGCCTGAAGTTGTACAGCTTCCGGCAGGACCTCAGGTGGCAGCGCCGGTGAACAGCCGGCGTGCTGCTGCACAGCGGGTGCGCGAGGCGCGGGATCGGTTAACGTCAACCAGTGGAACCCGCCCGGCGTTCGACGCCGAACTGCTCCGCCAATACGCCCAGACCCGGATCTCGGCCTCCTACGTCGTGATGCTGCTCGTGGTCGCGACCGGCGTGCTGTTTGGCCTCTGGATGAAGCCGATCGTGGCCGGCGCCTGGACGGTCGGCATCCTCGCCGTCCACGTCGCCATCGTGCGCAGTTGTGCGCGCTTCCTCGCCGAACCGACCTCGGTCGCGGTGACCCGCAAATGGCGCACGCGTTTCGTGCTGCTCGACCTGCTCTACGGCCTGTGCTGGACTGCGATCCTGATCCAGCCCGCCGGGCGCGATCTCTCTTCCAATACGCTGATGATGTTCCTGATGCTGCTGGTGATCGCGGTCTCCAGCATGCTGGCTGCGAGCCTGCCGATCGCGGCGCTCGCGGCGACCGTCCCGGTGACGGTCGGAATCGCGCTCGACCTCGTGCTCAACGGCGCATTCGACAATTACGTGATGGCGCTGCTCGCGCTTGCCGCCGAGGGCTATTTCGCGCTGCTGGCACATCGCCTGCATTCGACCACGCTGGCGACGCTGGAAGCCCGCGCCGAAAAGGACGCGCTGATCGGCGAACTGGAACAGGCCAAGGCGATCTCCGACGAGGCGCGGCATCGCGCCGAGTCCGCCAACGTCGCCAAGTCGCGCTTCCTCGCCCAGATGAGCCACGAACTGCGCACGCCGCTCAACGCCATCCTCGGCTTCTCCGAGGTGATGAAGAGCGAGATATTCGGCGCGCATACCGTGCCCGTGTACAAGGAATATTCCGCCGACATCCATAATTCCGGCGTGCACCTGCTCAATCTCATCAACGAGATCCTCGATTTGTCGCGCATCGAGGCCGGCCGCTACGAGCTGAACGAAGAGGCCGTGGCGCTGGTGCATGTCGTCGCCGATTGCCACCATCTCCTGAAGCTGCGCGCGACGAGCCGCGGCATCACCATCCACGAAGTGTTCGAGCATGGCATGCCCCGGATCTGGGGCGATGAGCGCGCCATCCGCCAGGTCGTGCTCAATCTGCTCTCGAACTCGATCAAGTTCACCCCGCAAGGCGGCGAGATCTGGCTGAAGGTCGGCTGGACTGCGTCGGGCGGGCAATATCTCAGCGTCAAGGATACCGGAAGCGGCATCGCCGAGGACGAGATCCCGGTGGTGCTGGCCTCGTTCGGCCAGGGCTCCAACTCGATCAAGTCGGCGGAACAGGGTGCGGGCCTCGGCCTGCCGATCGCGAAAAGCCTGATCGACATGCATGGCGGCACCTTCACGCTGAAATCGAAGCTGCGCATCGGCACCGAGGTGATCGTGACCCTGCCCCCGGAACGGGTCATGAGCGCGCTGGCGCCGATGGCGGAAGAAGCGCCGCCGACGCAGCCGGAGCCCGTCGAACCATCGATGGGCGCCGACCGCAAACGCGTGCGCCGCAAGTCGATCATGAGTGCCGGCACCGGATTGTAGAGCATGTCGCGGACCAACGTGACGCGGTTCTCGCTGTCCATACGCGCAAGATGTTGGCGCGAAGACCACGCTCGCGACAAAAAGCCCGGGCGTGATGCAGCATCCCGTATCGGTCGGCTTGCATCGACGGCTGAAACGGTCCAACACTTGAAGAATGAGCTCAGAAACGCCGTGTATCGCAGTCTGCATGATGGACCCTCGGACGAAGCTCTGCTTCGGCTGCGGTCGCACGCTTCCGGAGATCGCGCGCTGGCACAAGATGGACCGCGCAGAGCGGCTCGCCGTGATGTCGACATTGCCGGCGCGCATGGCCGAGGCCGGCCTCGAGGCCATGGAGCCGCGTCCGAAGCGCGCCTGAGCACGGCGGCGGCTGGAGGTGCTCGATGACCCGCATTCTCCTCGTCATCGTGCTGCTGATGGCGACCGCCGGCGCCGTCGTCGCCTATGGCGATCCCGATCAGATCGCCCGTGCCAGGGAAAACCTAACCCAGATTTTCGGCCGCACCATCGCCGCTACCACGGCGAGCCCGAGTTCGGCGCCCGCGGTTCAGATCGCGCGCGGCCAGGGCGGGGAGTTCGCGTTCCGCGCCAAGATCAACGGCGTCAGCGCGCCAATGGTGATCGACACCGGCGCGACTTCCGTCGTGCTGACCTGGGAAACCGCCAAGGCGATCGGGCTGCCGACCGAAATGCTCGATTACAATGTCGACCTGGAGACGGCCGGCGGCCACACCAAGGCGGCGCGGCTGACGCTCGATCGTCTCGCGGTCGGCAAGCTGGTCGAGAAATCGGTGCCGGCGCTCGTCGTGCAACGCGGCCAGATGAAGACCAACCTGCTCGGCATGAGCTTCCTCGACCGGCTCGAAAGCTGGGGCGTCCGCTCCGACACGCTCTCGCTGACCGGATATCCCGACGTCACCGGCAGCATCGCCTCCCCGAGCCGCCATCGGCGCACGCGCACGGCGATCGACTAGGGGCACTCCTAGAACGTTCACCGCTCACGGCTGAGTAGAAGTCGGCACGCTTCGCCGTCATCTACGGCTTTTAACCCGAAGCGCACATCTGGACCATATCTGCCAAAATTCTGAGAACGGCTGCGCTCGAAAGCGAACTTCGAGAGGCACAGCTTGGGACGAGGCCACTGATCCGGCAGCAGCGAGATCCATCGGACGCAACCCAATCAAAGGTTGCAACTTCATGGGTTAGCCCGCATAGTCTTGGAATTTGCGCGATTGGGCCCAAAACCATGAGCAAAAGATCATCTCGCAACTACAAAGTATTTTTGAGCCATAAGCAGCGGTTTGCCAACGAAGCGGAACAGCTCGACGCTGCATTGCAGAAGGGTGCGCCGGGCGCTACCGTTTTCCGGTCCGAGGATATTGACTTGGGTGGCGACTGGAGGAAGGAAATCGATAACAGACTGGACAAGGCGAAGCGCCTCGTCCTGCTGTACACAAGCCCTGAACAAGATTGGTCGTGGTGCTTCTATGAAGCGGGCCGGTTCTCACGCAAAGGACGTCAGCCTCGTCCAGTTGGCTGCCTGCATCCCAAAGACGTCAAGCCACCCAGTCCGCTTGCACACCTTCAGAGCATAGCCGCAACACAGGACAATATTCGGCGGTGGCTCGATGGCGACTTCTTCCGCAGCATTCGAACGCGCGACCCGAGCTCGCAGGACTTGGATGAGGCTGTCAAGGCGATCGAAGAACTCGTAAGCGGCATGCCGACTGAGGAGAGTTTTCTTAAGCCATATATCTGGATCAAGCCAAAGGCGCCGAGCGATTGGAAGGGCAAGATCGACTTCACCAACGCTTTGGTTGAGATCGACGAAATATCGGCAAAAGGCCTTAACTTCAACCATCCGCCGAATCTGGAGCTACTACCATTCCTACGCCGCATCGCTTGCGACACGACGGAGCAGCCGGATAAGATTGAGTTCTGGATCACGAAGTTCTTTGAATCGCTGCAGAGCGCCGTCGACGGAAAAGCCAATTTCCAGGAGGAGGCATATTTCCGTCACGAGAACGGAAAGACCC
Coding sequences within:
- a CDS encoding toll/interleukin-1 receptor domain-containing protein encodes the protein MSKRSSRNYKVFLSHKQRFANEAEQLDAALQKGAPGATVFRSEDIDLGGDWRKEIDNRLDKAKRLVLLYTSPEQDWSWCFYEAGRFSRKGRQPRPVGCLHPKDVKPPSPLAHLQSIAATQDNIRRWLDGDFFRSIRTRDPSSQDLDEAVKAIEELVSGMPTEESFLKPYIWIKPKAPSDWKGKIDFTNALVEIDEISAKGLNFNHPPNLELLPFLRRIACDTTEQPDKIEFWITKFFESLQSAVDGKANFQEEAYFRHENGKTLRPVVVSFTRCATGSVCRLRVVFAQAFGTPLTDSPGLLQRLSIGARLAIRTRLEIVDAFSGRLSQIQKQKLQSRRDEDEIGRKIGIGSRLVEALNTIVQEAVSHGVRPEDDPPILFDAPVQDRFLEIRQRGVQTWNELERAAIRDDGTGDYAETERLLIELKKNNEGYLALVLPRIEELVVPAGK